One part of the Streptomyces nigra genome encodes these proteins:
- a CDS encoding histidine phosphatase family protein: MSATGEVTAGRPGRGRRLILWRHGQTSWNVERRFQGSTDVDLTEVGVSQARRAARLLAGLKPDAIIASDLMRAARTAAELAVLTGLDVTHDESLRETYAGVWQGLTHEEIIARYGEEYAAWKRGEPVRRGGGELETEVADRAAPVVLRHAEKLPADGTLVVVSHGGTLRTTIGRLLGLEPHHWESLGGLSNCCWSVLGEGARGWRLLEHNAGTLPEPVLGDDD, encoded by the coding sequence GTGAGCGCCACCGGTGAGGTGACCGCCGGTCGTCCCGGCCGGGGGCGCCGCCTCATCCTGTGGCGGCACGGCCAGACCTCGTGGAACGTGGAGCGCCGCTTCCAGGGCTCCACGGACGTCGACCTCACCGAGGTCGGCGTCTCCCAGGCCCGCCGTGCCGCCCGGCTGCTCGCCGGCCTCAAGCCGGACGCGATCATCGCCTCCGACCTGATGCGCGCCGCCCGCACCGCCGCCGAGCTGGCGGTGCTCACCGGCCTTGACGTCACCCACGACGAGTCCCTGCGCGAGACCTACGCGGGTGTCTGGCAGGGGCTGACGCACGAGGAGATCATCGCCCGGTACGGCGAGGAGTACGCCGCGTGGAAGCGCGGTGAGCCGGTCCGCCGCGGCGGCGGCGAGCTGGAGACCGAGGTGGCCGACCGCGCCGCCCCGGTCGTGCTGCGCCACGCCGAGAAGCTCCCCGCGGACGGCACGCTCGTCGTGGTCAGCCACGGCGGCACGCTCCGTACGACCATCGGCCGCCTCCTGGGGCTCGAGCCGCACCACTGGGAGAGCCTGGGCGGGCTGTCGAACTGCTGCTGGTCCGTCCTCGGAGAGGGCGCCCGCGGCTGGCGTCTGCTGGAGCACAACGCCGGCACCCTGCCGGAGCCGGTGCTCGGCGACGACGACTGA